AGCCGCTGGCTGCCGCGCAGGGACGACGGTATGAGCAAGAGAACAGCTGTGGGATCCAGGCAGATTCTCTGCTTGTCGTATTTTTGCCATTCTGGACAATTCGGGAGCGAAAGCAGCCTCCAGTCTGTGCTCTGCCGGgcagagctctgtccagcccGGTGCACTGAGGATGCGCTGCAGGCTCCGAGCAGCAGCGCTGGCAACACGCAGAGCTTCAGAGGGAAGGGATCACGGGTACCGTACAGCAGAAGCCAGAAATGTTTTAGCAGATCACAGGGCACCgaattcccagcagctcctcttccaGCATGACAAGAGGCCGTGGGGCAGGGGGTAGGAGCAGAGATTGCCCTGCAGCCCGTGTTGCAAGACCACGCtgagctgtgcccctgcaggtCCATgagggagcagagatccacctgcacCCCAGGAAcgacccatgctggagcaggtggatgtgcCCCGTGGGAAGCTCAtgctggagaaggctctggCAGGACCCTTGTGCCCATGGAGGGCATAGcccactggagcaggtttgctggcaggaaatgtgaccctgctggagcagctgaaggactGCACCTTATGCGtgggacccatgctggagcacttcatgaagaactgcagcccatgggaagcacTCACAATGGAGAAGTTAGTGAAGGAGTCTCtcatgggagggaccccatgctggagcaggggaagagtgtgaggagttCTCcccagaggaggaaggagcaacAGAGACATGGGATGACATTGACCACAACCCCCCTTCTCCATCACcctgtgcagctcagcagggaggaggtaGAAAATATCATGAGTGAAGCTGAACgcgggaaggagggaggagtggggggaaggtgttttatGACTTAACTTCTCATTACCTTGCTGTTATCTGACAATAcgttaaattaatttctccaagTCAAGTCTCatttgcctgtgacagtaacTGATGAAtggtctctctctctctccttgtCTCAGCTCACAAGCCTTTCaatgtattttctctccctgtccagctgaggacaGGAGTGACAGAGTGGccttggtgggcacctggtgtCCAGCAAGGGTCACCCCACCACAGCAACACAAATACAAGGGTTGAACACATGTATAGCTTTATTTAAGAGTTAAATCATTTTCTATAGATACAAGAATTTTTCAAAGCGTTGACACCTTAGTCTATGTTCTCCAGaccctgaaaaagaaaaaataacagctATATTTGTGTCATTCTTGCCACTAATGTGCAACAGGGCATatctgaaaatgcagattttcaaaCTACATTTAATTACCCAGGTCTTAattagaacaaaattaaaatgcacatCCCCAGAGGCAGGCCAGCTGCAGGCACCGAGTGAGATCTGACAAGAGCGACCAGTGCCCACCTCAGCGGCTGTCCCAGAGCTCGGGGATCGGGGAGCAGCGCCTGGGTCCCGCTTCCCCCCGCCGGTACCTGCCCAGCGCCCCCAAAACCTGCCTTGGACACATAGTGCTTGTTGACTCCCGACAGCCGCCGGTCCCTTTCCATCAGGGTCCACTCGTAGGGATAGCGGGCGATCCTCTtctcctgcaggcacagaagTGCCTGTTAAGTCCTCGGGCAGGGCTCCCGAGGGAAGGCGGGGTAAGGGGAGCCCCGGGAGGAAGGGGTCCCAGAGGGATGCAGGGGACTGGGGGATAAGGGCGGCTCCGGTGGGGAAGCGGAGCCTCAGGGTCCCGGACCCCAGGACCTGCCGCCCCGCCCCACGCTGACCTTGCCGCCGTGACACAAGCGGTGCATGAAGATGGTGGCCATGCCGGGGATGCTGAGGCAGACGCCCATGATGGCCATGCCGGGCAGGATCTCGTACCACATCCTGccgctgccggtgccggtgccggtgccgcggCCTCTGCGCCGTGTGGCGGGGCACTCCCGGCCTGCCCCGCGCCCTTCCCGGCCTGCCCCGCGCTCTCTCGCAGCCTAGCGGGCCCGAGCGGAGAGCGGAAGAGACAGCGCTGCCGGGGAACAGTCGCTGGCAAGAAATGAGGCCGTGCCCGTGTCCCAGTTCGCCCGATACCGCTCTCGgccccggtcccggtcccggtcccggccGCTGACCCCACCGGGATCAGCGGTGGCGGCCGCGGTGCACGCTGGGAGTGGTAGTCCGGCGA
The sequence above is a segment of the Vidua chalybeata isolate OUT-0048 chromosome 14, bVidCha1 merged haplotype, whole genome shotgun sequence genome. Coding sequences within it:
- the NDUFA1 gene encoding NADH dehydrogenase [ubiquinone] 1 alpha subcomplex subunit 1, with protein sequence MWYEILPGMAIMGVCLSIPGMATIFMHRLCHGGKEKRIARYPYEWTLMERDRRLSGVNKHYVSKGLENID